The proteins below come from a single Arthrobacter sp. zg-Y1171 genomic window:
- a CDS encoding ribonuclease E/G: MTNQNNGTNELPVETAAAGDLPVQQGEQPAPVKKATRSRRKSVPAASPAGQSAAEAPQAETAAADIQPETPAPAAEKPKRTRTPRKKAAPAAEAVMPPEETPEAVAETASAAADSVSADAAAETASAEAAPAKTVRRRRSPAKKPAVDAVAVENAAADEVTLAAGPESTNTAEPAAEAAAAPKTRTRRRASTPTGPARSAESAASAAAEPAETPAEPVLPAAAEAPAKEESPAKDQEPAKAEAAGPTSALDPFSVPESPTSVLFHAPDLTAVRSVPVAKPAEAEETDEPEGSDDSGRSRRRSRRGRSRQGSESGNGQEAGAEEAATGPEDSESDGVTSRRRRRRRRGDADLELTGGADDDPPNTVTRVRAPRAHAEAPVSDRVTSVKGSTRLEAKKQRRRESRESGRRRHVITEAEFLARRESVDRQMIVRQRDERIQIGVLEDGVLAEHFVSNTQQDSLIGNVYVGKVQNVLPSMEAAFVDIGRGRNAVLYAGEVNWDAAGLDGQPRRIELALKSGDSVLVQVTKDPVGHKGARLTSQISLPGRYLVYVPGGSMTGISRKLPDVERNRLKKILKDHLPENAGVIVRTAAEGASEEELMNDINRLRAQWENIEAKSTSTKTLPPELLYGEPDLTIKVVRDVFNEDFSKLVVSGEEAWDTIEAYVTYVAPDLVGRLEKWTKDEDIFSAHRIDEQIAKALDRKVFLPSGGSLVIDRTEAMTVVDVNTGKFTGSGGNLEETVTKNNLEAAEEVVRQLRLRDIGGIIVIDFIDMVLEANRDLVLRRLVECLGRDRTKHQVAEVTSLGLVQMTRKRMGTGLLEVFGETCEHCDGRGVVTQDVPVEHRRSTSHTPAGNGHAVADDNHQQHLKQEKQSRGDRKRNRSRGQNGNVQAAEEQPQAEEPVQEDAERQAKAEAARAALASIAAATAAAHEVVDAAANGDAGSSVPAANEAADDESDTEPGAVLNIQGETVVVPRRQRRRQVKEEPVLTLESLTEAFNEVASAVSQPVQPAADPEPAAQAQEPKSTRQAAVQASAPEAPARPARRRRAASSPQGAAEVLAPAAGEAVSSTPARHTVTAAGKPPVAREEKTGAAAPVILGVGVPASEL, encoded by the coding sequence ATGACTAATCAGAATAATGGAACCAATGAACTGCCTGTGGAAACCGCAGCGGCAGGGGATCTTCCCGTGCAGCAGGGCGAGCAGCCGGCACCCGTAAAAAAGGCCACCCGCAGCCGCCGTAAGTCTGTCCCCGCTGCGTCCCCCGCAGGGCAGTCCGCAGCGGAGGCGCCGCAAGCCGAAACGGCAGCGGCGGACATCCAGCCGGAAACCCCCGCGCCCGCCGCTGAGAAGCCCAAGCGCACACGCACCCCCCGTAAGAAGGCAGCACCGGCCGCCGAAGCAGTCATGCCGCCCGAAGAGACCCCCGAGGCCGTTGCCGAGACCGCTTCCGCCGCTGCGGACTCGGTTTCCGCTGACGCAGCTGCCGAAACCGCCTCCGCTGAAGCAGCTCCCGCCAAGACAGTGCGCCGGCGCCGCAGCCCGGCCAAGAAGCCTGCCGTGGATGCCGTTGCCGTTGAGAACGCTGCTGCCGACGAAGTGACGCTGGCTGCCGGTCCGGAGTCCACCAACACTGCCGAACCCGCTGCCGAAGCGGCCGCTGCACCGAAAACCCGGACGCGCCGCCGCGCCAGCACGCCGACCGGCCCGGCACGCTCGGCTGAGTCGGCCGCGTCCGCTGCTGCGGAACCCGCCGAAACCCCGGCCGAGCCTGTGCTGCCCGCCGCGGCTGAAGCACCCGCCAAGGAAGAGTCCCCCGCCAAGGACCAGGAGCCGGCAAAGGCTGAAGCCGCAGGCCCCACCTCGGCGCTGGATCCGTTCTCGGTACCGGAATCGCCCACGTCGGTGCTGTTCCACGCCCCGGACCTCACCGCTGTGCGTTCCGTGCCGGTGGCCAAGCCCGCCGAAGCCGAAGAAACAGACGAGCCGGAGGGCAGCGACGATTCCGGCCGGTCCCGCCGCCGGTCCCGCCGCGGCCGCAGCCGCCAGGGCTCGGAATCAGGAAACGGGCAGGAAGCCGGTGCAGAAGAAGCAGCGACCGGCCCCGAGGACTCCGAGTCCGACGGTGTAACCTCCCGCCGTCGTCGTCGGCGCCGCCGCGGGGACGCCGATCTGGAACTGACCGGGGGAGCGGACGATGATCCGCCCAACACCGTCACCCGGGTGCGTGCACCGCGCGCCCACGCCGAGGCTCCGGTCTCGGACCGCGTGACCAGCGTCAAGGGGTCGACCCGGCTGGAAGCCAAGAAGCAGCGCCGCCGCGAGTCCCGCGAGTCGGGCCGGCGCCGCCACGTAATCACCGAGGCTGAGTTCCTGGCCCGCCGTGAGTCCGTGGACCGCCAGATGATTGTGCGCCAGCGTGACGAGCGGATCCAGATAGGCGTGCTGGAAGACGGCGTCCTCGCCGAGCACTTTGTCTCCAACACCCAGCAGGACTCCCTGATCGGCAACGTCTACGTCGGCAAGGTCCAGAACGTGCTGCCCAGCATGGAGGCCGCCTTCGTGGACATCGGCCGCGGACGCAACGCCGTGCTGTACGCCGGCGAGGTCAACTGGGATGCCGCCGGCCTGGACGGCCAGCCGCGCCGTATTGAACTGGCGCTGAAGTCCGGCGATTCGGTCCTGGTGCAGGTCACCAAGGATCCGGTGGGCCATAAGGGTGCACGCCTGACCAGCCAGATTTCCCTGCCGGGCCGCTACCTCGTGTACGTCCCGGGTGGTTCGATGACCGGCATCTCACGCAAGCTGCCCGACGTCGAACGCAACCGGCTCAAGAAGATCCTCAAGGACCACCTGCCGGAAAACGCCGGGGTCATTGTGCGCACTGCCGCTGAAGGTGCCAGCGAGGAAGAGTTGATGAATGACATCAACCGCCTCCGCGCCCAGTGGGAGAACATCGAAGCCAAGTCCACGTCCACCAAGACGCTGCCGCCGGAACTCCTGTACGGCGAACCGGACCTGACCATCAAGGTGGTCCGCGACGTCTTCAACGAGGACTTCTCCAAGCTTGTGGTCTCCGGTGAAGAGGCCTGGGACACCATCGAGGCCTATGTCACGTACGTGGCTCCGGACCTGGTGGGACGCCTCGAGAAGTGGACCAAGGACGAGGACATCTTCTCGGCGCACCGCATCGACGAGCAGATTGCTAAGGCGCTGGACCGCAAGGTGTTCCTGCCTTCGGGCGGCTCCCTGGTGATTGACCGCACCGAAGCCATGACAGTGGTGGACGTCAACACGGGCAAGTTCACCGGCAGCGGCGGCAACCTGGAAGAAACCGTCACCAAGAACAACCTCGAAGCGGCCGAAGAAGTGGTCCGCCAGCTGCGTCTGCGCGACATCGGCGGCATCATCGTCATCGACTTCATCGACATGGTCCTTGAAGCCAACCGCGACCTGGTGCTGCGCCGTCTCGTGGAGTGCCTGGGCCGGGACCGTACCAAGCACCAGGTCGCCGAGGTTACCTCGCTGGGCCTGGTACAGATGACCCGCAAGCGCATGGGCACCGGCCTGCTCGAGGTCTTCGGTGAGACCTGCGAGCACTGCGACGGCCGCGGCGTCGTCACGCAGGACGTACCCGTGGAGCACCGCCGCAGCACCAGCCACACGCCGGCCGGCAACGGCCACGCGGTTGCCGATGATAACCACCAGCAGCACCTCAAGCAGGAAAAGCAGTCCCGCGGGGACCGTAAGCGCAACCGCAGCCGCGGACAGAACGGCAACGTCCAGGCAGCGGAAGAGCAGCCGCAGGCTGAGGAACCGGTACAGGAAGACGCCGAGCGGCAGGCGAAGGCCGAAGCCGCCCGCGCGGCCTTGGCCAGCATTGCCGCTGCGACCGCCGCCGCACACGAGGTGGTTGACGCTGCCGCCAACGGCGACGCGGGATCGTCGGTACCGGCCGCGAATGAGGCAGCCGATGATGAGTCCGACACCGAGCCGGGGGCCGTGCTGAACATCCAGGGGGAAACCGTAGTGGTTCCCCGCCGCCAGAGGCGCCGCCAGGTGAAGGAAGAACCCGTCCTGACCCTCGAAAGCCTGACCGAAGCCTTCAACGAGGTCGCCTCGGCCGTGTCCCAGCCCGTGCAGCCGGCCGCCGATCCGGAGCCCGCTGCCCAGGCGCAGGAGCCGAAGTCCACCCGGCAGGCTGCAGTGCAGGCATCCGCACCGGAGGCACCGGCCCGCCCGGCACGCCGCCGCAGGGCAGCCAGCAGCCCGCAGGGTGCCGCCGAGGTCCTGGCACCGGCAGCAGGGGAAGCAGTTTCCTCCACGCCGGCACGGCATACGGTTACGGCGGCCGGCAAGCCGCCGGTTGCCCGTGAGGAAAAGACCGGTGCTGCGGCTCCGGTGATCCTTGGCGTAGGCGTACCCGCCTCCGAGCTGTAG
- a CDS encoding vitamin K epoxide reductase family protein — protein MPSSAARPSSGATPDEAADPRDQAAAAVRPERRSFAWTLLVTSVVGWVASGILVIERLHVYADADYITSCDISPWVSCGTVFQTWQAAIFGFPNPLIGIVAFAVVITTAMGLLAGARFARWYWIGLQIGVTLGMVFVVWLWSQALFDIYVLCIYCIVVWAAMIPLFVFTTIRNLTAGTIPAPAGLVRFLTDWAWPIVVLLWVATAASIFFRFLNSFLGS, from the coding sequence GTGCCCTCCAGCGCAGCCCGTCCATCATCCGGCGCCACCCCGGACGAAGCCGCCGATCCCCGGGACCAGGCAGCCGCTGCCGTCCGTCCGGAACGCCGGTCCTTTGCCTGGACGCTCCTGGTCACCTCGGTAGTCGGTTGGGTCGCGTCCGGCATCCTCGTGATTGAACGCCTCCACGTGTACGCGGACGCCGACTACATCACCAGCTGCGACATCAGCCCGTGGGTCTCCTGCGGAACGGTGTTCCAGACCTGGCAGGCGGCCATCTTCGGCTTCCCCAACCCGCTGATCGGCATCGTGGCCTTCGCCGTCGTCATCACCACTGCCATGGGGCTGCTGGCGGGTGCCCGGTTCGCCCGCTGGTACTGGATCGGACTGCAGATCGGCGTCACCCTCGGCATGGTGTTCGTGGTCTGGCTGTGGAGCCAGGCACTGTTCGACATTTACGTGCTGTGCATCTACTGCATCGTGGTGTGGGCGGCCATGATTCCGCTGTTCGTCTTCACGACCATCCGCAACCTGACGGCCGGCACCATCCCGGCGCCGGCCGGCCTGGTCCGCTTCCTCACGGACTGGGCGTGGCCGATCGTCGTTCTCCTCTGGGTCGCGACGGCGGCGTCCATCTTCTTCCGGTTCCTGAACTCCTTCCTGGGCAGCTAG
- a CDS encoding DUF4233 domain-containing protein, translating to MAKLTKAQREWRPGMPKKRRSVKVMFASTVLTLEAFVVLFGTLAVFGLHRDSISPPLLLSGGLLLAVALIGTCALLSKPAGPLIGWILQLVIIASGFLEPMMFLVGVLFAMTWWYGLKAGMRLDRENRERDRMQAEWEKAHPEEGNAAAGPETAAGTD from the coding sequence ATGGCTAAACTGACCAAAGCGCAGCGCGAATGGCGTCCGGGAATGCCCAAGAAGCGCCGCTCCGTCAAGGTAATGTTCGCGTCGACGGTGCTGACACTGGAAGCATTCGTGGTGCTGTTCGGGACGCTGGCGGTCTTCGGGCTGCACCGGGACAGCATCTCCCCGCCGCTGCTGCTCAGCGGCGGACTGCTGCTGGCAGTGGCGCTGATCGGAACCTGTGCGCTGCTCTCCAAGCCGGCGGGTCCGCTGATCGGGTGGATCCTGCAGCTGGTGATCATTGCCAGCGGATTCCTGGAACCCATGATGTTCCTCGTCGGCGTGCTCTTCGCCATGACCTGGTGGTACGGACTCAAAGCCGGAATGCGCCTGGACCGGGAAAACCGCGAACGGGACCGGATGCAGGCCGAATGGGAGAAAGCCCATCCCGAGGAAGGCAACGCGGCAGCCGGCCCCGAAACCGCCGCCGGCACCGACTAG
- the ndk gene encoding nucleoside-diphosphate kinase codes for MSTERTLVLIKPDGVERRLTGAILARIEAKGYTVAELKKTEATRGILEEHYAEHQGKPFYEPLVEFMLSGPIVAVVLEGQRVIEGFRSLAGTTDPTTAAPGTIRGDFGRDWGSAVQQNLVHGSDSPESAAREIGIWFN; via the coding sequence GTGAGCACCGAGCGCACACTTGTCCTGATCAAGCCCGACGGCGTCGAGCGCCGGCTCACCGGAGCCATCCTGGCCCGGATCGAAGCCAAGGGTTACACCGTGGCCGAGCTGAAGAAGACCGAAGCCACTCGCGGCATCCTCGAAGAGCACTACGCCGAGCACCAGGGCAAGCCGTTCTACGAGCCGCTGGTCGAGTTCATGCTCAGCGGGCCGATTGTTGCGGTGGTCCTTGAAGGACAGCGCGTGATTGAAGGCTTCCGGTCCCTGGCCGGCACCACCGACCCCACCACGGCGGCACCGGGCACCATCCGCGGCGACTTCGGCCGCGACTGGGGTTCCGCCGTCCAGCAGAACCTGGTCCACGGGTCCGATTCGCCTGAATCGGCGGCCCGCGAAATCGGCATCTGGTTCAACTGA
- a CDS encoding CG0192-related protein encodes MALIYDAELRPGKMELISGWLPGTWWFPSTEPVTARKVASFRFDDPEGEVGIETHIVEAGSLLLQVPLTYRGAPLAGAEEFLINEMEHSVLGRRWVYDALGDPVYARALEAALLSRQPQAAQYLESDGGRELLSETVQVSSTGMPDGAGLVDAPASDPEGWATSVLTEGGWEFSVVRLLDLDGRTAPDPSLTATWEGQDIPVVLAWGLPLER; translated from the coding sequence ATGGCACTTATATACGACGCCGAGCTGCGTCCGGGCAAAATGGAATTGATCTCCGGCTGGTTGCCGGGCACCTGGTGGTTTCCCTCAACGGAACCGGTGACGGCTCGGAAGGTGGCTTCCTTCCGGTTCGATGACCCCGAGGGCGAGGTGGGAATCGAAACCCATATCGTGGAAGCCGGTTCACTGCTGCTGCAGGTGCCCCTGACCTACCGCGGCGCACCGCTGGCCGGCGCGGAGGAATTCCTGATCAACGAAATGGAGCACTCGGTGCTCGGGCGGCGCTGGGTCTACGACGCGCTCGGCGACCCGGTCTACGCCCGGGCCCTGGAAGCGGCACTCCTTTCCCGGCAGCCGCAGGCCGCCCAGTACCTTGAAAGCGACGGCGGACGCGAGCTGTTGTCCGAAACCGTGCAGGTCAGCAGCACGGGGATGCCCGACGGCGCCGGGCTGGTTGATGCGCCTGCTTCCGATCCGGAGGGCTGGGCAACCTCCGTCCTGACCGAGGGCGGCTGGGAGTTCTCCGTAGTGCGCTTGCTGGACCTGGACGGACGCACGGCACCGGACCCCTCGCTGACGGCCACATGGGAGGGCCAGGACATACCGGTGGTGCTCGCCTGGGGGCTTCCGCTGGAACGGTAG
- a CDS encoding folylpolyglutamate synthase/dihydrofolate synthase family protein, with protein sequence MSSADRPSGSIDGFSVESVYAELLSRAPENKMEPRMAPLFRAMEVLGEPNKAFPIIHITGTNGKTSTARMIEAGLRAYGLRTGRYTSPHLTSVTERISIDGEPVSDETFVRIWDEIHPYLDIVDAELEAAGEPRLTYFEAVTILAFAVFADEPVDVAVIEVGLGGITDATNVGDGTVSVVTPISLDHTELLGDDVADIAREKAGIIKEDGFLISAAQPMEAAQVLLEKAHEAGVPFRFEGVEFGVESRVMAVGGQMVTINGLAGRYEDLQVPLHGAHQAENAAVAVAALEAFIGGGTKELDVELLRTGFLTVTSPGRLEVVRTAPTIVVDAAHNPAGAKATAEALREAFNFTTLVLVVGILAEKDAVGILSELREQFGDLVSGVVLTQSGSPRAIPAEELVQDAVDAGFADEDIQVEPGLDNAIEWAVAKAEENNDLSGGVLVVGSITLVAEARTLLGK encoded by the coding sequence ATGAGTTCAGCAGACCGCCCGTCCGGTTCCATTGACGGGTTCTCCGTGGAGAGCGTCTACGCCGAGCTGCTTAGCCGCGCGCCGGAGAACAAGATGGAGCCGCGCATGGCTCCGCTGTTCCGGGCAATGGAGGTACTGGGGGAGCCGAACAAGGCGTTCCCGATCATCCACATCACCGGTACCAACGGCAAGACGTCCACCGCCCGCATGATCGAAGCCGGGCTGCGGGCTTACGGGCTGCGGACCGGCCGGTACACCAGCCCGCACCTGACCAGCGTCACCGAGCGGATCAGCATTGACGGCGAGCCTGTCAGCGATGAAACGTTTGTCCGGATCTGGGACGAGATCCATCCCTACCTGGACATTGTCGACGCCGAGCTGGAGGCCGCGGGCGAGCCCCGGCTGACGTACTTCGAAGCCGTGACCATCCTGGCCTTCGCGGTGTTCGCGGACGAACCGGTGGACGTGGCGGTCATCGAGGTGGGCCTCGGCGGCATCACCGATGCCACCAACGTCGGCGACGGCACCGTTTCCGTAGTCACACCCATTTCCCTGGACCATACCGAGCTGCTCGGCGACGACGTCGCCGACATTGCCCGGGAAAAGGCCGGCATCATCAAGGAGGACGGGTTCCTCATCAGCGCCGCCCAGCCCATGGAGGCAGCGCAGGTGCTGCTGGAAAAGGCCCACGAGGCAGGCGTCCCGTTCCGGTTCGAAGGCGTCGAGTTCGGCGTCGAATCCCGGGTGATGGCAGTGGGCGGACAGATGGTCACCATCAACGGCCTCGCCGGCCGCTATGAGGACCTGCAGGTTCCCCTGCACGGCGCCCACCAGGCCGAAAATGCCGCAGTAGCCGTGGCGGCGCTGGAAGCCTTCATCGGCGGCGGGACCAAGGAGCTCGACGTCGAACTGCTGCGTACCGGGTTCCTGACCGTCACCTCGCCGGGCCGCCTTGAGGTGGTGCGGACCGCACCCACCATCGTTGTCGACGCCGCGCACAACCCGGCGGGCGCGAAGGCAACCGCTGAGGCGCTGCGCGAGGCGTTCAACTTCACCACGCTTGTCCTGGTGGTCGGCATCCTGGCGGAGAAGGACGCCGTCGGCATCCTGAGCGAACTCCGGGAACAGTTCGGCGACCTGGTCAGCGGCGTTGTCCTGACCCAGTCCGGCTCGCCGCGGGCCATTCCCGCCGAGGAACTGGTCCAGGATGCCGTGGACGCCGGGTTCGCCGACGAAGACATCCAGGTCGAGCCCGGCCTGGACAACGCCATCGAATGGGCCGTAGCCAAGGCTGAGGAGAACAACGATCTCTCCGGCGGCGTGCTCGTGGTCGGTTCCATCACCTTGGTCGCCGAAGCGCGCACCCTCCTCGGAAAGTAG
- a CDS encoding SDR family oxidoreductase, whose amino-acid sequence MLRTTPARPETPRTALVAGATGIAGAALVDLLANEGWTVLALSRKAGNPDPARPGVVPVAADLGSPDSLAKALEGARPTHVFFTSWSRQETEAENIAVNSAMVRNLLTALADAPLEHVALMTGLKHYMGPFEAYGEGPMPDTPFSEDEPRLPVENFYYAQEDELMAAAERQGFAWSVHRAHTVIGFAVGNAMNMGQTLAVQATLCRELGMPFIFPGSETQWNSVTDMTDAGLLAEHMLWAATDGHTANEAFNVVNGDVFRWRSLWPRLAAEFGVEPVGFESEPRPLEEQMAGMSEAWAKIAAEHGLAEPDLGRLASWWHTDADLGRKVEVLTDMSKSRVAGFTGYRRTEDAFKALFARLRAENLIP is encoded by the coding sequence ATGCTCAGAACCACGCCCGCCCGCCCGGAAACTCCCCGCACCGCACTCGTTGCCGGCGCCACCGGAATCGCCGGAGCGGCCCTGGTGGACCTGCTCGCGAACGAGGGCTGGACCGTCCTGGCCTTGTCCCGGAAGGCCGGAAACCCCGACCCGGCGCGTCCCGGCGTCGTTCCGGTTGCAGCGGACCTCGGTTCCCCCGACAGCCTGGCAAAGGCGCTGGAAGGCGCCCGCCCCACGCATGTCTTCTTTACGTCCTGGTCCCGGCAGGAGACGGAGGCGGAGAACATTGCCGTCAATTCGGCCATGGTCCGGAACCTGCTCACCGCTCTGGCGGACGCTCCCCTGGAGCATGTGGCCCTGATGACCGGGCTCAAGCACTACATGGGGCCGTTCGAGGCGTACGGGGAGGGTCCCATGCCGGACACTCCCTTCTCCGAAGACGAGCCGCGCCTGCCGGTGGAGAACTTCTACTATGCGCAGGAAGACGAACTGATGGCAGCGGCCGAGCGGCAGGGCTTCGCCTGGTCGGTCCACCGTGCCCACACCGTGATCGGCTTCGCCGTCGGCAACGCCATGAACATGGGACAGACCCTTGCCGTGCAGGCGACACTCTGCCGCGAGCTGGGGATGCCGTTTATTTTCCCGGGTTCCGAAACCCAGTGGAATTCGGTCACCGACATGACCGACGCCGGCCTGCTTGCCGAGCACATGCTTTGGGCCGCTACGGATGGGCACACCGCCAATGAAGCCTTCAACGTGGTCAACGGCGACGTTTTCCGCTGGCGTTCCCTGTGGCCGCGCCTGGCCGCCGAGTTCGGGGTGGAACCCGTCGGTTTTGAGTCGGAGCCGCGTCCGCTGGAGGAGCAAATGGCCGGCATGTCCGAAGCCTGGGCGAAGATTGCCGCCGAGCACGGCCTGGCCGAGCCTGACCTCGGACGCCTGGCTTCCTGGTGGCACACCGATGCCGACCTTGGCCGGAAGGTCGAGGTACTCACGGATATGAGCAAGAGCCGGGTCGCCGGTTTCACGGGCTACCGCCGCACGGAGGATGCCTTCAAGGCGCTCTTTGCGCGGCTTCGGGCCGAAAACCTGATTCCCTAA